A window from Vulcanimicrobium alpinum encodes these proteins:
- a CDS encoding PLP-dependent aminotransferase family protein: protein MIPAIALDARDPRPLYVQIADALATAIERGELAPDERLPAIRTLAHDLDVALVTVSQAYETLAARGRVTSRAGRGTFVTARGPHDDAPFARTWEPSLGRFARGERMEGVMERLAEARVPGVISLASAHPAPETFPMAEFARAMQRTFADDKPELMQYRASTGDPDLCATLAEGLAARGCDAGAGEIIVTSGAQQAADLIASVLLTERAVVASESPTYPGTLGVFDARGVSYVEVRSDADGVRIDDVERVFAEYRPRLFSICPIAENPTGTVLPARRGRAIVELARRYDVVVLEDQTGWTFAYDAAAPPPLAAYDPEGRVVMMESLSKSIFPALRIGYLRVKGALRDSIEAAKVRTDSFTSTLTQRALWRYLRAPAYPRHLKSARGLYRHRRDLFVEALALALPWAEVAPPQAGTNVWLRLPQRLSTQAAFERCAREGVLVMPADPFYPTRTGPPALRLSFGDLQDDALREAAQRLGRALA from the coding sequence ATGATCCCGGCGATCGCGCTCGACGCGCGCGATCCGCGCCCGCTCTACGTCCAGATCGCCGACGCGCTCGCGACGGCGATCGAACGCGGCGAGCTCGCGCCCGACGAACGGCTGCCGGCGATACGCACGCTCGCGCACGATCTCGACGTCGCGCTCGTCACCGTCTCGCAGGCGTACGAGACGCTGGCGGCGCGCGGGCGCGTCACCTCGCGCGCCGGTCGCGGGACCTTCGTGACGGCGCGCGGCCCGCACGACGACGCCCCGTTCGCGCGTACGTGGGAACCGTCGCTGGGACGCTTCGCGCGCGGGGAGCGGATGGAGGGCGTGATGGAGCGTCTCGCCGAGGCGCGCGTCCCCGGCGTGATCTCGCTCGCGAGCGCGCACCCCGCGCCCGAGACGTTTCCGATGGCGGAGTTCGCGCGCGCGATGCAGCGGACGTTCGCCGACGACAAGCCCGAACTGATGCAGTATCGCGCGTCGACCGGCGATCCCGACCTGTGCGCGACGCTCGCCGAGGGTCTCGCGGCACGCGGCTGCGACGCCGGCGCCGGCGAGATCATCGTCACCTCGGGCGCGCAGCAGGCCGCGGATCTGATCGCGAGCGTCCTGCTCACCGAACGCGCGGTCGTGGCGTCCGAATCGCCGACCTATCCGGGGACGCTGGGCGTCTTCGACGCGCGCGGCGTGTCGTACGTCGAGGTGCGCAGCGACGCGGACGGCGTGCGCATCGACGACGTCGAGCGCGTCTTCGCCGAGTACCGCCCGCGGCTGTTCTCGATCTGCCCGATCGCGGAGAATCCCACCGGAACCGTGCTCCCGGCGCGGCGCGGCCGCGCGATCGTCGAACTCGCGCGGCGCTACGACGTCGTCGTGCTCGAAGACCAGACCGGCTGGACGTTCGCCTACGACGCCGCCGCGCCGCCGCCGCTCGCCGCCTACGACCCGGAGGGTCGCGTCGTGATGATGGAGTCGCTCTCGAAGTCGATCTTCCCGGCGCTGCGCATCGGGTATCTGCGCGTGAAGGGAGCGCTGCGCGATTCGATCGAGGCGGCGAAGGTGCGGACCGATTCGTTCACCTCGACGCTGACGCAGCGCGCGCTCTGGCGCTATCTGCGCGCGCCCGCGTATCCGCGTCACCTCAAGTCGGCGCGCGGGCTCTACCGTCATCGCCGCGATCTGTTCGTCGAGGCGCTCGCGCTCGCGCTGCCCTGGGCCGAGGTCGCGCCGCCGCAGGCTGGGACGAACGTGTGGCTGCGGCTGCCGCAGCGCCTTTCGACGCAGGCCGCGTTCGAGCGCTGCGCACGCGAGGGCGTGCTGGTGATGCCGGCCGACCCGTTCTATCCGACGCGCACCGGACCGCCGGCCCTGCGCCTCTCCTTCGGCGACCTGCAGGACGACGCGCTGCGCGAAGCGGCGCAGCGGCTGGGCCGCGCGCTCGCCTAA
- a CDS encoding response regulator transcription factor, protein MAERILIIEDDADVATFEKMILERGGYEVRVASTGSAGLEAEPVFKPSIVLLDVELPDISGLDVCTSLANSSDAFILMVSSHARENDVLRGLGLGADDYIRKPFSGNELVARVQSFLRRRERSRRTDQEGRLQLGGATLVRDFHTLDANGKSVTLTALEFRLLWYLAENVGKLLTRAQILERVWNDVSGVPTRVVDVHVAALRKKLGEVDAALAISSVRGIGYRLDEK, encoded by the coding sequence GTGGCCGAGCGGATCCTGATCATCGAGGACGATGCGGACGTCGCAACGTTCGAGAAAATGATCCTGGAGCGAGGAGGCTACGAAGTCCGCGTCGCCAGCACCGGATCCGCGGGGCTCGAAGCCGAGCCCGTGTTCAAGCCGTCGATCGTCCTGCTCGACGTCGAGCTTCCCGACATCTCGGGACTCGACGTCTGCACCTCGCTTGCGAACTCGTCCGACGCGTTCATTCTGATGGTGAGTTCGCACGCGAGGGAGAACGACGTCCTGCGGGGTCTCGGGCTCGGCGCCGACGACTACATCCGCAAGCCGTTCTCCGGCAACGAGCTCGTCGCGCGCGTGCAGTCGTTCCTGCGCCGGCGCGAGCGCTCGCGCCGGACCGATCAGGAAGGCCGCCTGCAGCTCGGCGGCGCGACGCTGGTCCGCGACTTCCACACCCTGGACGCCAACGGGAAGAGCGTGACGCTCACCGCGCTCGAATTTCGCCTGCTGTGGTATCTCGCAGAGAACGTCGGCAAGCTGCTCACGCGCGCGCAGATCCTCGAACGCGTGTGGAACGACGTCTCGGGCGTTCCGACGCGCGTCGTCGACGTGCACGTCGCTGCGCTGCGCAAGAAGCTCGGTGAGGTCGACGCGGCGCTCGCGATCTCGTCGGTGCGCGGCATCGGCTACCGGCTCGACGAGAAGTAG
- a CDS encoding adenylate/guanylate cyclase domain-containing protein produces the protein MTSVTAAIAGSLGTLAVVAAATGPALRRRRETIEAAAAAALGTIAAVLDVEGVLTGVVVLLGGAGAARYAHAVIAAKRDRPSQLWAALERESAAKGRFLPRTLVDRLGRASLADVALGDRATEQMTVLLADIRDSTSLTETLTSEQAFVLIAEFFARSARVIRDHRGSVDKYLGDGYMALFPRRVEDAIDAAIALQDAVRELNRDGLGPPIQIGIGLHTGPVTFGTVGDARHIDTTVVSDTVNTAKRVEGLSKRMSVAVVGTQEVVNALRDADRYVVRPLGAHIVRGKRDPIDVFGFEHVALVRRINTYQTSSSARTR, from the coding sequence ATGACCTCGGTCACAGCAGCGATCGCAGGGTCGCTGGGGACCCTTGCCGTCGTCGCGGCGGCGACCGGTCCGGCGCTTCGGCGCCGGCGCGAGACCATCGAAGCGGCGGCTGCCGCAGCCCTGGGTACCATCGCCGCCGTGTTGGACGTCGAGGGCGTGCTGACGGGTGTCGTCGTCCTGCTCGGAGGCGCAGGCGCCGCACGCTACGCGCATGCCGTGATCGCGGCGAAGCGCGACCGGCCTTCGCAGTTGTGGGCGGCGCTCGAACGGGAAAGCGCGGCGAAGGGCCGCTTCCTCCCGCGCACCCTCGTCGACCGCCTGGGCCGCGCTTCGCTCGCCGACGTCGCGCTGGGCGACCGTGCGACCGAACAGATGACCGTGCTGCTCGCCGACATCCGCGACTCGACCTCGCTCACCGAGACGCTGACCTCGGAACAGGCGTTCGTGCTGATCGCCGAGTTCTTCGCCCGCTCCGCCCGCGTCATCCGCGATCATCGCGGCAGCGTCGACAAGTATCTCGGAGACGGCTACATGGCGCTGTTCCCGCGCCGCGTCGAAGACGCGATCGACGCGGCGATCGCGCTGCAGGATGCCGTGCGCGAACTCAACCGCGACGGGCTCGGGCCGCCGATCCAGATCGGGATCGGCCTGCATACCGGACCGGTGACGTTCGGAACCGTCGGCGACGCGCGCCACATCGACACGACGGTCGTCTCCGACACCGTCAACACCGCCAAACGCGTCGAAGGGCTTTCGAAGCGCATGAGCGTCGCGGTCGTCGGCACCCAGGAGGTCGTCAACGCGCTGCGCGACGCCGATCGCTACGTCGTGCGGCCGCTCGGCGCGCACATCGTCCGCGGCAAACGCGATCCGATCGACGTCTTCGGCTTCGAGCACGTTGCGCTGGTGCGGCGCATCAACACGTACCAGACCTCGTCATCCGCACGTACGCGCTGA
- a CDS encoding TldD/PmbA family protein yields MADPRDEALAIAESAVRALQAAGASDAEATVSIVDAFNCEARDRALTTLERSRGRSIAVRAFAGTRRATFSSTDLGDAGVAELARRAVAAAAFVGEDPHAGLPDGAPSDGVCDHDLFTVADDVAARGDEEKIEEAMLMERLVRDADARVANSDGSRVRSATASWAIANSRGFRGVTQGTSVTRSASPVVHDGEAKRIGHYGTAARGWATAEPAQAVALHAVHRAVALVGARKPPTMRVPVIFERDVAASVLGDVFAALSAANVAVGNSWLADRVGERIGSERVTMVDDGRLRGGLGSSPFDAEGVATRETVAFERGVLRTYLSDTYWGRRLGIASTGNAANGGVGPSNLFLIPGTGTLDDLVAQTERGILIVDTIGFATEHASGIYSRGARGIYIEDGAPQHAVDEFTISSTFPEMLAAIDAVAGDLRFDGTIVSPSFRVAEMQISGT; encoded by the coding sequence GTGGCTGATCCGCGCGACGAAGCGCTCGCGATCGCCGAGTCGGCGGTGCGCGCGCTGCAGGCGGCCGGCGCGAGCGACGCCGAGGCGACGGTCTCGATCGTCGACGCGTTCAACTGCGAAGCGCGCGATCGCGCGCTGACGACACTCGAGCGCTCGCGCGGCCGCTCGATCGCCGTGCGCGCGTTCGCCGGGACGCGCCGCGCGACGTTCTCGAGCACCGATCTCGGCGACGCCGGCGTCGCGGAGCTCGCACGGCGCGCCGTCGCGGCGGCGGCGTTCGTCGGCGAAGACCCGCATGCCGGCCTCCCCGACGGTGCGCCGTCCGACGGCGTCTGCGATCACGATCTGTTCACCGTCGCCGACGACGTCGCGGCGCGCGGCGACGAAGAGAAGATCGAGGAGGCGATGCTGATGGAGCGGCTCGTTCGCGACGCCGATGCGCGCGTCGCCAACTCCGACGGCTCGCGCGTGCGCAGCGCGACTGCGTCGTGGGCGATCGCGAACTCGCGCGGGTTCCGCGGCGTCACGCAGGGGACGAGCGTCACGCGCTCGGCGTCGCCGGTGGTGCACGACGGCGAGGCGAAGCGGATCGGCCACTACGGGACCGCCGCGCGCGGCTGGGCGACGGCGGAGCCGGCCCAGGCGGTTGCACTGCACGCGGTGCATCGCGCCGTCGCGCTCGTCGGCGCGCGCAAGCCGCCGACGATGCGCGTCCCGGTGATCTTCGAGCGCGACGTCGCTGCGTCGGTCCTCGGCGACGTGTTCGCCGCGCTCAGCGCGGCGAACGTCGCGGTCGGCAACTCGTGGCTCGCCGACCGCGTCGGGGAGCGGATCGGGAGCGAACGCGTCACGATGGTCGACGACGGCCGCCTGCGCGGCGGTCTGGGAAGTTCGCCGTTCGACGCCGAGGGCGTTGCGACGCGCGAGACCGTTGCGTTCGAGCGCGGCGTGCTGCGCACGTATCTGAGCGACACGTACTGGGGACGGCGGCTCGGGATCGCGTCGACCGGCAACGCGGCGAACGGCGGTGTCGGGCCGAGCAATCTCTTCCTGATCCCCGGCACGGGGACGCTCGACGATCTCGTCGCGCAGACCGAACGCGGCATCCTGATCGTGGATACGATCGGCTTCGCGACCGAACACGCGAGCGGGATCTACAGCCGCGGCGCGCGCGGCATCTACATCGAAGACGGGGCGCCGCAGCATGCGGTCGACGAGTTCACGATCTCGTCGACGTTCCCCGAGATGCTCGCGGCGATCGACGCGGTCGCGGGCGACCTACGCTTCGACGGCACGATCGTCTCGCCGTCGTTCCGCGTCGCGGAGATGCAGATCAGCGGGACGTGA
- a CDS encoding TldD/PmbA family protein has protein sequence MITALDPDLLARVLARALRRGGDFADVFYEYRLVQAFRLEDGQIRSASSTIVRGTGIRVVEGERSGFAHSDDIEEDALLRAADAASLIVRDGRRRDAVVALASVQAPLLYEEHADDPADSARYVDLLARADVAARGSDPRVASVNAFVTDELQYVQIADSDGRVVTDRRPLVALGVQVVAKDGTRRETGYAADGGRTSIAIYDGRTPESIALESARIATTKLAAADAPAGEMPVVIGPGGGGVLLHEAVGHGLEADFNRKGTSLYSGRIGERVASELVTVIDDGALEGERGTVAVDDEGTPGSRKVLVENGILRGYMHDRLNARLMGVASTGSGRRESFRVLPQPRMCNTFMLGGSATPEEIVGSIDRGLYAASFSGGQVEISKGDFVFMIAEGYLIEGGKITAPVSGATLIGNGPDALTKVTMVGGDARLANRSYTCGKGGQRVPVGVGIPTVKLASCTVGGNARG, from the coding sequence GTGATCACCGCGCTCGATCCCGACCTGCTGGCTCGCGTGCTCGCGCGTGCGCTGCGGCGCGGCGGCGACTTCGCCGACGTGTTCTACGAGTATCGCCTCGTGCAGGCGTTCCGCCTCGAGGACGGGCAGATCCGCTCCGCATCCTCGACGATCGTCCGCGGGACCGGCATCCGCGTCGTCGAAGGCGAGCGCTCCGGTTTCGCGCACAGCGACGACATCGAGGAGGACGCGCTGCTCCGCGCCGCCGACGCCGCGTCGCTGATCGTCCGCGACGGCCGGCGGCGCGACGCCGTCGTCGCGCTGGCGAGCGTCCAGGCGCCGCTTCTTTACGAGGAGCACGCCGATGATCCGGCGGACTCCGCGCGCTACGTGGATCTGCTCGCGCGCGCCGACGTCGCCGCCCGCGGCAGCGATCCGCGCGTCGCGTCGGTGAATGCGTTCGTCACCGACGAACTGCAGTATGTGCAGATCGCCGACAGCGACGGGCGCGTCGTCACCGACCGTCGTCCGCTCGTCGCGCTCGGCGTGCAGGTCGTCGCCAAAGACGGCACGCGGCGCGAGACGGGGTACGCGGCCGACGGCGGACGCACGAGCATCGCGATCTACGACGGCCGCACGCCGGAGTCGATCGCGCTCGAATCGGCGCGGATCGCGACGACGAAACTCGCGGCGGCCGATGCCCCGGCCGGCGAGATGCCGGTGGTGATCGGACCGGGCGGCGGCGGCGTGCTCCTGCACGAAGCGGTCGGCCACGGGCTCGAGGCCGATTTCAACCGCAAGGGGACGTCGCTCTACAGCGGCCGGATCGGCGAGCGCGTCGCGAGCGAACTGGTGACCGTGATCGACGACGGCGCGCTCGAGGGCGAACGCGGAACCGTCGCCGTCGACGACGAGGGAACTCCGGGGTCGCGCAAAGTCCTCGTCGAGAACGGCATCCTGCGCGGCTACATGCACGATCGCCTCAACGCGCGTCTGATGGGCGTCGCGTCGACGGGGAGCGGACGGCGCGAGTCGTTTCGCGTCCTCCCGCAGCCGCGCATGTGCAACACGTTCATGCTCGGCGGCAGCGCGACGCCGGAGGAGATCGTCGGCTCGATCGACCGCGGCCTCTACGCCGCGTCGTTCAGCGGCGGACAAGTGGAGATCAGCAAGGGCGATTTCGTGTTCATGATCGCCGAAGGCTATCTGATCGAAGGCGGCAAGATCACCGCGCCCGTGAGTGGTGCGACACTGATCGGCAACGGCCCCGACGCGCTCACGAAGGTGACGATGGTCGGCGGCGACGCCCGGCTGGCAAACCGCTCGTACACCTGCGGCAAAGGCGGACAGCGCGTTCCGGTCGGCGTGGGGATCCCGACCGTGAAGCTGGCGTCGTGCACCGTCGGCGGCAACGCTCGTGGCTGA
- a CDS encoding NAD-dependent malic enzyme gives MATAPSIGTQLVMRLETPNTAGSFGTLASAIGDAGGMVGAVDTRTVGKTTIVRDVTVTVNSDAIANAVRQAIEKIDGVRVLSVSDSTFLAHLGGKIRTGITRPVKTRQDLSTVYTPGVARVSSAIANDPAKAYALTIKRNTVCVLSDGTAVLGLGDIGPYGAAPVMEGKCMLFKQFADIDAFPICLDTKNVDEIVETARRIAPIFGGINLEDISAPRCFEVERRLVEELDIPVMHDDQHGTAVVILAALMNAAAVVNKRMEDLTIVLTGSGAAGTATIKMLLAAGVRDVIAVDRGGALNRDEHYDNSHWTWLAEHTNRQNRRGSLKDVLVGADVFIGVSAPGILQPEWIGGMARDPIVFAMANPTPEVMPDQAAGYAAVIATGRSDFPNQVNNLLAFPGIFRGALDVRARKITEGMKLAAARAIAGIVGDERSAEYIIPSVFDTRVVDAVAQAVTQAAIDDGVARRELLMPDDEAAAEPVRS, from the coding sequence ATGGCCACCGCTCCTTCGATCGGCACCCAACTCGTCATGCGGCTCGAGACGCCGAATACGGCCGGGTCGTTCGGGACGCTTGCCTCCGCGATCGGCGATGCCGGCGGGATGGTCGGCGCCGTCGACACCCGGACCGTCGGCAAAACGACGATCGTCCGCGACGTCACGGTCACCGTCAACAGCGACGCGATCGCGAACGCGGTCCGGCAGGCGATCGAAAAAATCGACGGCGTCCGCGTCCTCAGCGTCTCCGACTCGACCTTCCTCGCCCATCTCGGCGGAAAGATCCGCACCGGGATCACCCGCCCGGTGAAGACGCGTCAGGATCTCTCGACCGTCTACACGCCGGGCGTAGCACGGGTCTCCAGCGCGATCGCGAACGATCCTGCGAAGGCCTACGCGCTGACGATCAAGCGCAACACGGTCTGTGTTCTCAGCGACGGCACGGCCGTCCTCGGCCTCGGCGACATCGGCCCCTACGGCGCCGCCCCGGTGATGGAAGGCAAGTGCATGCTGTTCAAGCAGTTTGCGGATATCGACGCCTTCCCCATCTGCCTGGACACGAAGAACGTCGATGAGATCGTGGAGACGGCCAGGCGCATCGCTCCGATCTTCGGCGGGATCAACCTCGAAGACATCAGCGCGCCGCGCTGCTTCGAAGTCGAACGCCGGCTGGTCGAAGAGCTCGACATCCCGGTGATGCACGACGACCAGCACGGGACCGCCGTCGTGATCCTCGCCGCGCTGATGAACGCCGCAGCCGTGGTCAACAAACGGATGGAAGATCTGACGATCGTCCTCACCGGGAGCGGCGCGGCCGGGACGGCGACGATCAAGATGCTGCTGGCCGCGGGCGTGCGCGACGTGATCGCCGTCGATCGCGGCGGCGCCCTCAATCGCGACGAGCACTACGACAACTCGCACTGGACGTGGCTGGCCGAGCACACGAACCGCCAGAACCGCCGCGGTTCGCTCAAGGACGTGCTGGTCGGCGCCGACGTGTTCATCGGCGTCAGCGCGCCGGGGATTCTGCAGCCGGAATGGATCGGCGGGATGGCGCGCGATCCGATCGTGTTCGCGATGGCGAATCCGACGCCGGAGGTGATGCCCGATCAAGCCGCCGGCTACGCGGCGGTGATCGCGACCGGCCGCAGCGACTTCCCGAACCAAGTGAACAACCTGCTGGCCTTCCCGGGGATCTTCCGCGGCGCGCTCGACGTGCGCGCGCGCAAGATCACCGAAGGGATGAAGCTGGCCGCCGCGCGCGCGATCGCGGGGATCGTCGGCGACGAGCGCAGCGCCGAGTACATCATCCCCAGCGTCTTCGATACGAGGGTGGTCGACGCGGTCGCGCAGGCGGTGACGCAGGCGGCGATCGACGACGGCGTCGCCCGGCGCGAACTGCTGATGCCGGACGACGAAGCGGCCGCGGAGCCGGTGAGGAGTTGA
- the dacB gene encoding D-alanyl-D-alanine carboxypeptidase/D-alanyl-D-alanine endopeptidase — protein sequence MSRRRTLAAATLAVAVLTSCARPAPPPRPAPRVSATPIAAAAHAPAWTAAEMRALQAKLSAALGPSALASSGIAIVDAQGRPLFLRRERTPFTPASTFKVLVGATALEMLGPQFRFPTTFESLAEPQDGTLHGDVYLVGTGDPTLTRDDLRAGVAALARTGVRSVDGALVADASVFAGAEVNHDWDADDLQYGYAAGTSALALDQGTVEFHLEPTSVGAPVRIQVVPPSDAVRVRGGLVTGYSTMLTIQRDPSRNDFTFDGHVSPYAEQSFWRPVVGLPQYTAEVARAMMRRRGITIEGGVKTGLAPLAPSVLWRHRSPPLGTIVREMFFESNNHFAEQLLRAVGATRGVGTEANGALVERAELDRVGAPSAGLHVVDGSGLAPTDRIAPLTLATLLARVAAERIGPAFVSALPRVGIEGTVRRRGVTDALGRARAKSGHIKNVNALTGYVDTRRHGRVAFAILVNDRRADDGPVDQGISDALDVLARS from the coding sequence GTGAGCCGCCGACGTACGCTTGCCGCCGCGACGCTCGCCGTCGCGGTGCTGACGTCGTGCGCCCGCCCGGCGCCGCCGCCGCGTCCGGCGCCGCGCGTCTCGGCGACGCCGATCGCCGCCGCCGCGCACGCACCGGCCTGGACCGCGGCCGAGATGCGCGCGCTGCAAGCGAAATTGAGCGCCGCGCTCGGCCCCTCGGCGCTGGCGAGCAGCGGAATCGCGATCGTCGACGCGCAGGGCCGCCCGCTCTTCCTGCGCCGCGAGCGCACCCCGTTCACGCCGGCGTCGACGTTCAAAGTCCTGGTGGGCGCGACGGCGCTCGAGATGCTCGGTCCCCAATTCCGGTTTCCGACGACGTTCGAGTCGCTCGCGGAGCCGCAGGACGGCACGCTCCACGGCGACGTGTATCTCGTGGGGACGGGCGATCCGACGCTCACGCGCGACGACCTGCGCGCCGGCGTCGCCGCGCTCGCGCGCACCGGCGTGCGTTCCGTCGACGGCGCGCTCGTCGCCGACGCGTCCGTCTTCGCGGGAGCCGAGGTGAATCACGACTGGGATGCCGACGACCTGCAGTACGGCTACGCAGCGGGGACCAGCGCGCTCGCGCTCGATCAAGGGACCGTCGAGTTTCATCTCGAGCCGACGTCGGTCGGCGCGCCGGTGCGGATCCAGGTCGTCCCGCCGTCGGATGCGGTCCGCGTTCGCGGCGGCCTCGTGACGGGCTACTCGACGATGCTCACGATCCAGCGCGATCCTTCGCGCAACGACTTCACCTTCGACGGGCACGTGAGCCCGTACGCGGAACAGTCGTTCTGGCGTCCGGTCGTCGGACTGCCGCAGTATACCGCGGAGGTCGCGCGCGCGATGATGCGCCGGCGCGGAATCACCATCGAGGGCGGCGTGAAGACCGGTCTCGCGCCCCTGGCGCCGAGCGTGCTGTGGAGGCATCGCTCGCCTCCGCTCGGGACGATCGTGCGCGAGATGTTCTTCGAGTCGAACAACCACTTCGCCGAGCAATTGCTGCGCGCGGTCGGCGCGACGCGCGGCGTCGGAACCGAGGCGAACGGTGCGCTCGTCGAGCGGGCCGAACTCGACCGCGTCGGCGCGCCCAGCGCGGGCCTGCACGTCGTCGACGGGAGCGGACTTGCACCGACCGACCGTATCGCGCCGCTCACGCTCGCCACGCTGCTCGCGCGCGTCGCGGCCGAACGGATCGGTCCCGCGTTCGTGAGCGCGCTTCCGCGGGTCGGGATCGAGGGGACCGTACGGCGGCGCGGGGTGACCGACGCGCTCGGACGCGCACGCGCGAAGAGCGGCCATATCAAGAACGTGAACGCGCTGACCGGCTACGTCGATACGCGCCGGCACGGTCGCGTCGCCTTCGCGATCCTCGTCAACGACCGGCGCGCCGACGACGGGCCGGTCGACCAAGGGATCAGCGATGCGCTCGACGTCCTCGCGCGAAGCTGA